A single genomic interval of Armigeres subalbatus isolate Guangzhou_Male chromosome 1, GZ_Asu_2, whole genome shotgun sequence harbors:
- the LOC134206488 gene encoding uncharacterized protein LOC134206488, whose product MANTLGMEKQRANVPISGINNVRSVARDKVEVHFQSRCSDFRAAVECLVTPKVTGTIPTTNIDVTDWVIPDGIQLADPSFFKSNKVDMLIGAELFFALMKPGHITLDDDLPELRNSHLGWLVTGAYRTTRKEEAIQYSHVASLDSVEQMIRQFWEIEEVPNTATTSTEEQRCEDHFTSTHFRDNSGRFVVRLPLKENANQMDSCRNLAMRRFFMLENRLQRNPELKAQYVDFIREYLQLGHCREVNVIDNIKPYYLPHHAVLRPGSSSTKCRVVFDASAKSAPTNLSLNDVLLIGPVVQSDIVSIMLRFRLHQIVFSADITKMYRQINVHPDDTHKQRIYWRENPNDPLKILELLTVTYGTASAPFQATRCLVQLANEEEATFPIAANIIKSDCYVDDVLSETATIDDAIEAQHQLQLMLDRGGFPIHKWCSNSPELLCLAAKISKDSAPPSWRQNKIKIAKLSF is encoded by the coding sequence ATGGCCAACACTCTTGGAATGGAAAAGCAGCGTGCTAATGTTCCCATATCTGGCATCAACAATGTCAGGAGTGTGGCACGAGACAAGGTGGAAGTTCATTTTCAATCCCGATGCAGTGATTTCCGTGCAGCAGTTGAATGCCTGGTGACCCCCAAGGTCACTGGAACAATCCCGACAACAAACATCGATGTCACTGATTGGGTAATCCCAGATGGTATTCAACTAGCCGATCCGTCGTTCTTCAAATCCAATAAAGTTGATATGCTGATTGGCGCAGAATTGTTCTTTGCACTGATGAAACCAGGACATATCACACTCGATGACGATCTTCCCGAGCTACGAAACTCGCACCTAGGATGGCTAGTAACTGGTGCTTACCGGACAACACGAAAAGAAGAAGCGATCCAGTATTCTCATGTTGCATCTCTCGATTCTGTCGAACAAATGATTCGCCAATTCTGGGAAATTGAAGAAGTTCCGAATACTGCCACTACTTCGACCGAAGAACAACGATGTGAAGACCATTTTACATCAACACACTTCCGAGACAACAGTGGACGATTTGTGGTTCGATTACCGCTCAAAGAGAACGCCAATCAGATGGACAGCTGCCGAAATCTAGCAATGCGACGCTTTTTCATGCTAGAAAATCGGCTACAGCGCAACCCCGAACTGAAAGCGCAATATGTGGACTTCATCCGAGAGTATCTGCAACTTGGTCATTGCCGAGAGGTAAATGTGATCGACAACATCAAGCCATATTATTTGCCACATCACGCGGTACTTCGTCCTGGAAGCTCGTCGACAAAATGTCGGGTTGTTTTCGACGCAAGCGCTAAATCTGCTCCAACGAATCTGTCGCTCAACGATGTGCTGCTGATAGGTCCAGTAGTTCAAAGCGACATCGTCTCCATCATGCTTCGCTTTCGACTACACCAGATTGTTTTCTCGGCGGACATTACCAAGATGTACCGTCAGATTAATGTGCACCCCGACGACACACACAAGCAGCGTATATATTGGAGGGAGAATCCGAACGATCCACTGAAAATTCTGGAGCTACTGACCGTCACTTACGGTACTGCTTCAGCGCCTTTCCAAGCCACTCGATGCCTGGTGCAGCtggccaacgaagaagaagcgACATTCCCGATAGCAGCAAATATCATCAAGTCTGACTGTTATGTTGACGACGTCTTATCAGAGACTGCTACGATCGACGATGCTATCGAAGCCCAACACCAGCTACAATTGATGTTGGATCGTGGTGGATTCCCAATTCACAAGTGGTGCTCTAATTCACCCGAGCTATTGTGCCTTGCAGCGAAGATTAGCAAAGATAGCGCTCCGCCAAGTTGGCGACAAAATAAAATCAAGATAGCGAAACTGTCATTCTAA